The segment GCTGGTGGTGGAGGGCGTAGGCGGTGGCGAGGGCGGAGAGGGCGCCGGCGGCGCCGAAGAGGTGGCCGGTCATCGACTTGGTGGCGGTGACGGCGGGGCGGTGGGGGCCGAAGACGCGGGTGAGGGTCTCGGCCTCGGTGAGGTCGCCCAGGGGGGTGGAGGTGGCGTGGGCGTGGACCAGGCCGATCGCCTCCGGGGGCAGGCCGGCGTCGGCGAGGGCGCGGCGGACGGCGCGGGTCTGGCCGTCGGGGTGGCCGGCGGTGATGTGGTGGGCGTCGGAGGTGACGGCGGCGCCGGCCAGGGTGGCGTAGCGGCGGGCGTCCGGGCGCAGGTCGGCGCGTTCGAGGACGAGCACCGCGGCGCCCTCGGCGATGACGAAGCCGTCGCGGCCGGTGTCGAAGGGACGGGAGGCGCCGGCCGGGTCGTCGTTGCGCAGCGAGTGGGCGCGGGCCTGGGCGAAGCCGGCCAGCGGGAGGGGGTGCAGGCAGGCTTCGGTGCCGCCGGCCACGACGACGTCGGCGCGGCCGAGCCGGATCAGGTCGAGGCCGAGGGCGACGGCCTCCGCGCCGGAGGCGCAGGCGCTGACGGGGGTGTGGGCGCCGGCCTTGGCGCCGAGGTCGATGGAGACCCAGGCGGCGGGGCCGTTGGCCATCAGCATCGGGACGGTGTGCGGGGAGACCTTGCGGACGCCGGAGCGTTCCAGCACGTCGTCCTGGTCGAGCATGGTGACCGCGCCGCCGGTGCCGGTGCCGATGACCACGGCGAGCCGTTCGCCCTCGACGGCGGGGCGCCCGGCGTCGGCCCAGGCCTCGCGGGCGGCGATCAGGGCGAGCTGTTCGCTGCGGTCCAGGCGGCGGGCCTCGATCCGGTCGAGGACGGTGGCGGGTTCGACGGCGAGCTGTCCGGCGATCCGGATCGGCAGGTCGGCGGCCCAGGGGCGGTCGAGGGCGCGGATGCCGTTGCGTCCTTCGCACATGGCCTGCCAGGTGGCGGGGGCGGTGCCGCCGAGCGGGGTGGTGGCCCCCAGGCCGGTGATGACGACGGTGTCGTGGGCGGTGCGCATGGCGATACTCCCGTTGTGATGGCAGCACAATGATCGGGCTCTCCGGCGTTCGGCCGGACGATCCGATAGGGCTCACTCTGCCAAGGGGAACGGGCGCGGAAGGCTGCCGAGCGGAACCGAGTCGCGCACGGTGGATTTGTAGGTTTACGACAAGTTTGACCGGCGGGGTGTCAGGGCAGCGGGGCGACGGCGCGCTCGTACTGTTCGAGCACCTCGGGGGCGAACGCCAGACTGCTCGTCAGCAGCAGGACGCTGCGCGGGCGGGCGGCGAACGCGGCCCGGCAGGAGCGGGCCCACGCTTCCCGGGTGGCATCGCGGCGGGCGCAGGGCGAGCGCCGTCGCGCCGCGATCCGCTCGCGGTCGAGCAGGGCCTTGCTGGGCCG is part of the Kitasatospora cineracea genome and harbors:
- a CDS encoding beta-ketoacyl-[acyl-carrier-protein] synthase family protein, with the protein product MRTAHDTVVITGLGATTPLGGTAPATWQAMCEGRNGIRALDRPWAADLPIRIAGQLAVEPATVLDRIEARRLDRSEQLALIAAREAWADAGRPAVEGERLAVVIGTGTGGAVTMLDQDDVLERSGVRKVSPHTVPMLMANGPAAWVSIDLGAKAGAHTPVSACASGAEAVALGLDLIRLGRADVVVAGGTEACLHPLPLAGFAQARAHSLRNDDPAGASRPFDTGRDGFVIAEGAAVLVLERADLRPDARRYATLAGAAVTSDAHHITAGHPDGQTRAVRRALADAGLPPEAIGLVHAHATSTPLGDLTEAETLTRVFGPHRPAVTATKSMTGHLFGAAGALSALATAYALHHQHTPAVRNLTAPDPDLPLDLVTTAGPLPHTAALTNAFGFGGHNASLVLTT